The Granulicella sp. 5B5 nucleotide sequence CCTTTGTTGCCATCTTGTAACCTCCTGCGGAACTTTGCTGCAAAAGTCAGTGTACGCGCCTTCGGCTTCGAGCGCACCGGCCAGTACGCCGCCGGAACCACATTCGCCGAAGGCCTCGTGCCCTTCAATGGCCGATGGTTCCTCTACTACGGCACCGAGGACTCCTTTGTCGGCGTCGCGACGGCTCCCATCACGAACGTAGCCCGGCTTTCACCGTAGCCGCGAATGGAGTAGCCTTAACTCTGCACGAAAAATCGCACGGCAGTCTCTGGAACAAACCTTGATGATGACAGCAACCCTCCCCGTTCGCACCCTGCTCTGCACCCTCGCGCTCGCCACCTTCGGAGCTGTCGCACAGACGCCGGAAACACAGGCACCGGCAACTCAAGCTCCAGCAGCGCAGTCGCCGGCTGCACTGCCGGACGCGCCTTCGACCACGGCGCATGAAGAGCCGCCGGCCGTGCCCACCGGCCCCACGGTGCTCTTTGACACCACCATGGGCCGCATCACCTGCAAGCTCTTCAGCGTAGAAGCGCCAAACACCGTCGCCAACTTCGTCGGCCTCGCCACCGGCACCAAGCCCTACACAGACATCGTGACCAAGCAGCAGGTCACCGGCAAGCCGTTCTACGACGGCCTCACATTTCACCGCGTCATCCCCGGCTTCATGATCCAGGGCGGCGACCCCGCCGGTGACGGCACCGGCGACGCAGGTTACTACTTCAACGACGAGCTATCACCCTCGCTGCGCTTCGACGTTCCCGGCATGCTCGCCATGGCGAACTCCGGCCCCAACACCAATGGCAGCCAGTTCTTCATCACAGAAGCGCCGCAGCCTACGCTGAACGGCAAGTACAACATCTTCGGCCAGTGCGATCCGCACTCC carries:
- a CDS encoding peptidylprolyl isomerase, translating into MMTATLPVRTLLCTLALATFGAVAQTPETQAPATQAPAAQSPAALPDAPSTTAHEEPPAVPTGPTVLFDTTMGRITCKLFSVEAPNTVANFVGLATGTKPYTDIVTKQQVTGKPFYDGLTFHRVIPGFMIQGGDPAGDGTGDAGYYFNDELSPSLRFDVPGMLAMANSGPNTNGSQFFITEAPQPTLNGKYNIFGQCDPHSVLIVATIARVDRDANDKPTTPVIIKKVTVVPEGQPIPPAPGVVPPGPQNVVPDGATPQTHPPAAPQ